Proteins from a genomic interval of Trichocoleus sp.:
- a CDS encoding sugar ABC transporter permease, translated as MTDTIRTREQRTGWLLLIPALLVLLLVYAYPIARSLWLSLFTQNLGTQLQPVFSGLDNYGRMAQDGRFWQSIMNTTVFTISSLIFELILGMCVALVLNQAFRGRSAVRTIAIIPWALPTALIGTTWAWIFNAEFGVWNDMLLRLGLIDQGINWLGNPTLAMMSVIAADVWKTTPFISILLLAGLQSIPGDLYEAHAIDGASAWQSFRQITLPLLMPQILIASLFRFAQAFGIFDLIAVMTGGGPGGATETVSIYIYATIMRYLDFGYGSALVVITFLVLILAVALAAFLLSKTRTALRGG; from the coding sequence ATGACGGATACGATTCGGACAAGAGAACAGCGAACGGGATGGCTGCTGCTGATTCCGGCGTTGCTAGTACTGCTGCTGGTCTATGCTTACCCGATCGCCCGATCGCTCTGGCTCAGCTTGTTTACCCAAAACCTGGGAACGCAATTGCAGCCTGTCTTCAGCGGATTAGACAACTACGGGCGGATGGCGCAGGATGGTCGCTTCTGGCAAAGCATTATGAACACGACCGTCTTTACGATTAGTTCGCTGATTTTCGAACTGATTTTGGGAATGTGTGTCGCGCTGGTACTCAACCAGGCATTTCGGGGGCGAAGTGCAGTACGGACGATCGCCATCATTCCCTGGGCATTGCCCACTGCACTCATCGGCACAACTTGGGCATGGATTTTTAATGCAGAGTTTGGCGTTTGGAATGACATGCTGCTGCGCTTGGGGTTGATTGATCAGGGCATCAACTGGCTCGGTAACCCGACGCTGGCAATGATGTCTGTGATTGCGGCTGATGTTTGGAAAACGACTCCATTCATCAGCATTCTGTTGTTAGCGGGTTTGCAATCCATTCCCGGGGATTTGTATGAGGCGCATGCGATCGATGGTGCGTCAGCCTGGCAAAGCTTCCGGCAAATTACCCTGCCGCTGTTGATGCCTCAAATTCTGATCGCTTCCCTTTTTCGATTTGCCCAAGCCTTTGGCATCTTTGACCTGATTGCGGTGATGACGGGCGGCGGTCCCGGTGGCGCAACCGAAACGGTATCAATCTACATCTATGCCACCATCATGCGCTATTTAGATTTCGGCTATGGTTCAGCCCTGGTGGTGATTACCTTCCTGGTACTGATTCTGGCAGTTGCCCTGGCTGCTTTCTTGCTGTCTAAAACTCGTACTGCCCTGAGAGGAGGATAA
- a CDS encoding ABC transporter ATP-binding protein codes for MAKLELIHLNKTYTPKVIPVKDLSLSVENDEFLTLLGPSGCGKSTTLRMIAGLEQPTRGEILIGGKNVTNRAAGDRNIAMVFQSYALYPHMTVYDNLASGLKLRKMPSQEIRQRIHEVSGFLGLNELMERKPGQLSGGQRQRVALGRALVRQPDVFLLDEPLSNLDALLREQVRAELKSIFESLHTPIVYVTHDQTEAMTLSSKVAVLNGGILQQLDPPRRIYTHPANRFVAGFIGSPQMNLFDLKCDGRFAVLGNTRLPLPSGFVPPPEIVLGIRPEHVQLAGSEERNDYTVQGRVVLSENLGMSELISVKVRGADNLTLRALIPSDNPWKGEQITLTLPHEHLHWFNAQTGERLPADTRQLSSERANLNSL; via the coding sequence ATGGCTAAGCTTGAATTAATCCACCTGAACAAGACTTATACCCCGAAAGTTATCCCGGTTAAAGACCTGAGCTTGAGCGTCGAGAACGACGAATTCTTGACCCTATTAGGTCCATCAGGCTGTGGTAAATCCACAACGCTACGGATGATTGCTGGGTTAGAGCAACCGACGCGCGGCGAGATCTTAATTGGTGGCAAGAATGTAACCAATCGGGCAGCAGGCGATCGAAACATTGCCATGGTGTTTCAAAGCTATGCACTCTACCCGCATATGACCGTCTACGATAACCTGGCATCAGGGCTGAAGCTTCGCAAAATGCCTTCTCAGGAAATTCGGCAGCGCATTCATGAAGTCAGCGGCTTCCTGGGTTTAAATGAATTGATGGAGCGTAAACCCGGACAACTCTCAGGTGGACAGCGGCAGCGGGTTGCACTTGGTCGGGCATTGGTGCGGCAGCCAGACGTCTTTCTGCTGGATGAACCGTTGAGTAACCTGGATGCTTTGCTACGAGAGCAGGTTCGGGCAGAGTTAAAGTCGATTTTTGAGTCCCTGCATACCCCGATCGTCTATGTCACTCACGACCAAACCGAGGCAATGACCCTTTCCTCAAAGGTAGCCGTCTTAAATGGTGGCATTTTGCAGCAGCTTGATCCGCCTCGTCGCATCTACACCCATCCGGCAAATCGCTTTGTGGCTGGCTTTATCGGCAGCCCTCAAATGAACCTGTTCGACCTCAAGTGCGATGGACGATTTGCAGTTCTCGGGAATACTCGTCTTCCCTTACCCAGTGGATTTGTGCCACCACCAGAAATCGTACTGGGAATTCGCCCGGAACATGTACAGCTTGCCGGATCAGAAGAGCGCAATGACTACACGGTTCAAGGTCGAGTCGTTCTATCTGAAAACCTGGGTATGAGCGAATTAATTAGCGTTAAAGTTCGAGGCGCAGACAATCTGACTCTTCGTGCCCTCATTCCAAGCGACAATCCCTGGAAAGGCGAACAAATTACGCTTACTCTGCCCCATGAGCATCTTCATTGGTTTAATGCCCAAACTGGCGAACGGCTCCCAGCAGATACGCGACAGCTTTCGAGCGAACGAGCAAACTTGAATTCGTTGTAG
- a CDS encoding HAMP domain-containing protein, whose product MPTTQSTNDAQELDLKQLLKVLAEVKKGNFSARMPIDQTGIAGKISDALNDIIDLNERMAQELEHISDVVGKEGKIHERASIGSVKGSWRACVDSVNTLITDLVQPTAETARVIRAVANGDLSQAIATEIEGRPLRGEFLQTAQIVNTMVGQLNSFASEVTRVAREVGTEGKLGVQAEVPGVAGTWKDLTDSVNLMAGNLTAQVRNIAEVTTAVANGDLSKKITVNVRGEILELKDTINVMVDQLNSFASEVTRVAREVGTEGKLGVQAEVPGVAGTWKDLTDSVNSMAGNLTAQVRNIAEVTTAVANGDLSKKITVDVKGEILELKNTINTMVDQLNSFASEVTRVAREVGAEGKLGGQAQVRGVAGTWKDLTDSVNFMAGSLTAQVRNIAEVTTAVANGDLSKKITVDVKGEILELKNTVNTMVDQLNSFASEVTRVAREVGSEGKLGVQAEVSGIGGTWKDLTDSVNFMAGNLTAQVRNIAEVATAIANGDLSKKITVDVKGEILELKNTINTMVDQLSSFASEVTRVAREVGSEGKLGVQAEVRGVAGTWKDLTDNVNSMAGNLTAQVRNIAEVATAIANGDLSKKITVQVKGEILELKNTINTMVDQLSAFASEVTRVAREVGSEGKLGVQADVRGVAGTWKDLTDSVNFMAGSLTAQVRNIAAVTTAVANGDLSKKITVDVKGEILELKNTINTMVDQLNSFASEVTRVAREVGTEGKLGVQAEVRGVAGTWKDLTDSVNSMAGSLTAQVRNIAEVTTAVANGDLSKKITVDVKGEILELKNTINTMVDQLSAFASEVTRVAREVGSEGKLGVQAYVRGVAGIWKDLTDNVNSMAGNLTAQVRNIAEVTKAVANGDLSKKITVDVKGEILELKDTINTMVDQLNSFASEVTRVAREVGTEGILGGQADVKGVAGTWKDLTDSVNSMAGNLTAQVRGIAKVVTAVANGDLKRKLMLEAKGEIETLADTINEMIDTLATFADQVTTVAREVGIEGKLGGQAKVPGASGTWRDLTDNVNAMAANLTTQVRAIAEVATAVTKGDLTRSIAVEAQGEVAVLKDNINQMISNLRGTTQKNTEQDWLKTNLAKFTRMLQGQRDLETVSKLILSELAPLVTAQHGVFYLMEVGDNHSSFLKLISTYAYRERKHLANRFYLGEGLVGQCALERERILVTNVPDDYIKINSGLGEASPLNVVVLPVLFEGQVTAVIELASFGRFSEIHLTFFDQLTESIAIVLNTIAASMRTEELLKQSQSLAEELQTQQKELTDTNKRLEQQAQSLTASEELLKNQQEQLQQTNEELEEKAELLALQNREVERKNREIEQARRSLEEKAEQLALTSKYKSEFLANMSHELRTPLNSMLILARLLSDNSDSNLTTKQVEYARTIYSAGNDLLGLINDILDLAKIESGTMSVEVDQTLFTDLRNQMERTFAQIAQDKKLEFAIQFDEKLPRAMYTDSKRLQQVLKNLLANAFKFTEQGQVCLNVGVATQGWNRNNEALNRADRVIAFAVRDTGIGIAPEKQQIIFEAFQQADGTTSRKYGGTGLGLSISREIAYLLGGEIRLTSEPGQGSTFTLYLPQTYQATEKSSSGQEPRSRSASHDGDRSSRSAHFSAMTANANPMKFSELLTVPSAPVEIEDDREILQSGDRSLLIIEDDVNFARILLDLVRQQDFKGLVAQRGDVGLAMAREFQPTAIILDIRLPVMDGWMVLDRLKHDASTRHIPVHMMSVEEGLQRSLQQGAIAYLQKPISSDALLNALSALKEFIERPVKNLLVVEDDDIQRLSIVELIGNGDVASTAVASGTAALETLKAKRFDCVVLDLGLPDMNGFELIERIKRQPEYRYLPIIVYTAQELTPQEETELRRISDTIIIKDVRSPERLLDETALFLHRVQANLPDSKRLMLEQLQQNDPVLAGKKVLIVDDDVRNIFALTSLLEQYQMQVIYAENGRDGITVLQNHPDINLILMDVMMPEMDGYETMQAIRQLDQFASLPMIALTAKAMKGDREKCLEAGASDYITKPVDNEQLLSLLRVWLYR is encoded by the coding sequence ATGCCCACCACCCAATCTACAAACGACGCCCAAGAGCTTGACCTCAAACAACTGTTGAAAGTACTAGCAGAGGTCAAAAAGGGAAATTTTTCTGCTCGGATGCCGATCGACCAAACAGGGATTGCTGGCAAAATTTCAGACGCGCTCAATGACATCATCGATTTGAATGAGCGAATGGCACAAGAATTAGAGCATATCAGTGACGTTGTTGGGAAGGAGGGCAAAATCCACGAACGAGCCTCGATCGGTAGTGTCAAAGGGTCTTGGCGGGCTTGTGTAGATTCGGTCAATACTTTGATTACCGATCTGGTGCAGCCTACGGCGGAAACTGCCAGAGTAATTCGTGCCGTAGCAAATGGCGATTTGTCTCAGGCGATCGCAACTGAAATTGAAGGTAGACCGTTGCGGGGAGAGTTCCTACAAACGGCACAAATTGTGAATACGATGGTGGGTCAGTTAAACTCTTTTGCTTCAGAAGTGACGCGGGTGGCGCGAGAAGTGGGAACTGAGGGCAAGTTGGGTGTGCAGGCAGAAGTTCCTGGCGTTGCTGGCACCTGGAAGGATTTGACGGATTCCGTGAATTTGATGGCAGGCAACCTGACGGCACAGGTGCGGAATATTGCTGAAGTGACCACTGCTGTAGCAAATGGCGATTTGTCGAAGAAAATTACAGTTAACGTTAGAGGCGAAATTCTGGAGCTAAAAGACACCATTAATGTGATGGTGGATCAGCTCAACTCCTTTGCTTCAGAAGTGACGCGGGTGGCGCGAGAAGTGGGAACTGAGGGCAAGTTGGGTGTGCAGGCAGAAGTTCCTGGCGTTGCTGGCACCTGGAAAGATTTGACGGATTCTGTTAACTCAATGGCAGGCAACCTGACGGCACAGGTGCGGAATATTGCTGAAGTGACCACTGCTGTGGCAAATGGCGATTTGTCGAAGAAAATTACGGTGGATGTGAAAGGTGAAATTTTAGAGCTAAAAAACACGATCAATACGATGGTGGATCAGCTCAACTCATTCGCTTCAGAGGTAACGCGGGTAGCGCGAGAAGTGGGAGCCGAGGGCAAACTGGGTGGGCAGGCACAAGTGCGGGGGGTTGCTGGCACCTGGAAGGATTTGACCGATTCCGTGAACTTCATGGCAGGTAGCTTGACAGCACAGGTGCGAAATATTGCTGAAGTGACCACTGCTGTGGCAAATGGGGACTTGTCGAAGAAGATCACAGTGGATGTCAAAGGCGAGATTTTAGAGCTAAAAAACACTGTTAATACAATGGTGGATCAGCTCAACTCCTTTGCTTCAGAAGTAACGCGGGTGGCGCGAGAAGTCGGATCAGAAGGAAAACTCGGTGTGCAGGCAGAAGTTTCTGGCATTGGTGGCACCTGGAAGGATTTGACCGATTCTGTAAACTTCATGGCAGGCAACCTGACAGCACAGGTACGAAACATTGCAGAGGTGGCAACGGCGATCGCGAACGGTGATCTCTCGAAGAAAATTACAGTGGATGTGAAGGGAGAGATTCTAGAACTCAAAAATACGATCAATACAATGGTGGATCAGTTGAGTTCTTTTGCTTCAGAAGTAACGCGGGTGGCGCGAGAAGTTGGATCAGAAGGAAAACTCGGTGTACAGGCAGAAGTACGCGGCGTTGCCGGAACCTGGAAAGATTTGACAGACAATGTTAACTCAATGGCGGGTAACCTGACAGCACAGGTACGGAACATTGCAGAGGTGGCAACGGCGATCGCGAACGGTGATCTTTCTAAGAAGATTACAGTACAAGTGAAAGGCGAAATTTTAGAGTTGAAAAACACGATTAATACAATGGTGGATCAACTCAGTGCCTTTGCTTCAGAAGTGACGCGGGTGGCGCGAGAAGTTGGATCAGAAGGAAAACTCGGTGTACAGGCAGATGTACGGGGCGTTGCCGGAACCTGGAAGGATTTGACGGATTCCGTGAACTTCATGGCAGGCAGTTTAACGGCACAGGTGCGGAATATTGCCGCAGTCACAACTGCCGTGGCAAATGGCGATTTGTCGAAGAAGATCACAGTGGATGTGAAAGGCGAAATTTTAGAGCTAAAAAACACGATCAATACGATGGTGGATCAGCTCAACTCATTCGCTTCAGAGGTAACGCGGGTAGCGCGAGAAGTGGGAACCGAAGGAAAACTCGGTGTGCAGGCAGAAGTGCGGGGGGTTGCTGGCACCTGGAAGGATTTGACGGATTCCGTGAACTCGATGGCGGGTAGCTTAACAGCACAGGTACGAAATATTGCTGAAGTGACCACTGCCGTAGCAAACGGAGATTTGTCGAAGAAAATCACAGTCGATGTGAAAGGCGAAATTTTAGAGTTGAAAAACACGATCAATACGATGGTGGATCAACTCAGTGCCTTTGCTTCAGAAGTGACGCGGGTGGCGCGAGAAGTTGGATCAGAAGGAAAACTCGGTGTGCAAGCTTACGTGCGCGGCGTTGCTGGGATCTGGAAGGATTTGACTGACAACGTGAATTCCATGGCGGGCAACTTGACGGCACAGGTGCGGAACATTGCCGAGGTGACAAAGGCGGTTGCAAATGGCGATTTGTCGAAGAAGATCACGGTGGATGTGAAGGGGGAAATCCTTGAACTGAAAGATACCATCAATACAATGGTGGATCAGCTCAACTCCTTTGCCTCGGAGGTCACGCGGGTGGCGCGAGAAGTGGGAACTGAGGGAATTTTGGGTGGTCAGGCAGATGTGAAGGGCGTTGCTGGAACCTGGAAAGATCTGACGGATTCCGTGAACTCAATGGCAGGCAACCTCACGGCACAGGTGCGAGGCATTGCGAAGGTTGTGACTGCGGTTGCGAATGGGGATTTGAAACGGAAGCTGATGCTGGAAGCCAAGGGCGAAATTGAAACGCTGGCAGACACCATCAACGAGATGATTGATACCCTGGCAACCTTTGCAGATCAGGTGACAACCGTTGCGCGAGAAGTGGGGATTGAGGGCAAGCTGGGCGGTCAAGCAAAAGTTCCGGGGGCATCTGGAACCTGGCGTGATCTGACAGATAATGTGAACGCGATGGCAGCCAACCTCACGACTCAGGTGCGAGCCATTGCAGAAGTGGCAACTGCGGTGACAAAGGGCGATTTAACCCGATCGATCGCCGTGGAGGCACAGGGCGAAGTGGCTGTCTTGAAGGACAACATCAACCAGATGATTTCCAACCTGCGAGGCACCACTCAGAAGAACACAGAACAGGATTGGCTGAAAACGAATTTGGCGAAGTTTACGCGGATGCTGCAAGGACAACGGGATCTGGAAACAGTCTCGAAGCTGATTCTGTCTGAGCTGGCTCCGTTGGTCACGGCTCAACATGGCGTGTTCTACTTAATGGAAGTGGGCGATAATCACTCATCGTTCCTGAAATTAATCAGCACCTACGCCTATCGTGAGCGCAAGCATCTGGCAAACCGCTTTTATCTGGGTGAGGGCTTAGTGGGACAATGTGCCCTGGAGAGAGAGCGGATTTTAGTGACGAATGTGCCAGATGATTACATCAAAATTAATTCCGGTTTAGGAGAAGCCTCGCCGCTGAATGTGGTTGTCCTGCCTGTTTTGTTTGAGGGGCAGGTAACGGCTGTGATTGAACTTGCCTCATTTGGTCGCTTCAGCGAAATTCATCTCACGTTCTTTGATCAACTGACTGAAAGTATTGCGATCGTTCTCAACACAATTGCTGCCAGTATGCGGACGGAAGAACTCCTGAAGCAGTCCCAATCCCTGGCAGAAGAACTACAAACACAGCAGAAAGAGCTGACCGACACGAATAAGCGGCTTGAACAGCAAGCTCAATCCTTGACGGCATCTGAGGAACTGCTCAAGAACCAGCAGGAACAGTTGCAGCAAACCAACGAAGAGCTGGAAGAGAAGGCAGAACTCCTGGCTCTGCAAAATCGAGAAGTGGAGCGGAAAAACCGAGAAATTGAGCAGGCAAGACGATCGCTCGAAGAAAAAGCAGAGCAGTTGGCGCTCACCTCGAAGTACAAGTCAGAGTTTCTGGCAAATATGTCTCACGAACTGCGAACGCCGCTCAACAGTATGCTGATTCTGGCAAGATTACTGTCTGACAACAGTGATAGTAATCTCACAACAAAGCAGGTCGAATATGCCCGCACGATTTACTCGGCAGGAAATGATCTGCTAGGTCTGATCAATGACATCCTCGACTTGGCGAAGATTGAATCGGGCACAATGTCGGTCGAAGTCGATCAGACGTTATTTACAGATTTGCGAAACCAGATGGAGCGAACCTTTGCCCAGATCGCTCAAGACAAGAAACTGGAGTTTGCAATTCAGTTTGACGAGAAGCTGCCGCGTGCCATGTACACGGATTCCAAACGCCTACAACAGGTACTCAAAAATCTTTTGGCAAACGCCTTCAAGTTCACAGAACAAGGACAGGTCTGCTTAAACGTTGGTGTGGCAACACAGGGATGGAACCGAAACAACGAAGCTCTGAACCGTGCTGATCGCGTGATTGCTTTTGCCGTCAGAGATACCGGAATTGGGATTGCGCCGGAGAAACAGCAGATCATTTTTGAAGCCTTCCAGCAAGCAGATGGGACAACTAGCCGCAAATATGGCGGTACAGGTCTAGGCTTGTCGATTAGCCGTGAAATTGCCTATCTGCTGGGTGGAGAAATCAGGCTGACGAGTGAACCGGGTCAAGGCAGCACGTTTACGCTTTATCTGCCCCAAACCTATCAGGCTACAGAGAAGTCTTCATCAGGGCAAGAGCCAAGATCGAGAAGCGCATCCCATGATGGTGATCGATCGAGCCGCAGTGCTCACTTTTCAGCAATGACAGCGAATGCGAATCCAATGAAATTCAGTGAGTTGCTGACTGTTCCTTCAGCCCCAGTGGAGATTGAGGACGATCGAGAAATCCTGCAATCGGGAGATCGATCGCTGCTGATTATCGAAGATGATGTGAATTTTGCTCGAATCCTGCTTGATTTAGTGCGGCAGCAAGACTTTAAGGGATTAGTTGCCCAACGGGGAGATGTCGGTCTAGCGATGGCAAGAGAGTTCCAGCCAACCGCAATCATTCTGGATATTCGCCTGCCCGTGATGGATGGATGGATGGTGCTCGATCGCTTGAAGCATGATGCCAGTACCCGCCATATCCCTGTTCACATGATGTCAGTGGAAGAAGGGCTACAGCGAAGTTTGCAACAGGGAGCAATTGCTTACCTCCAAAAACCCATTAGTAGTGATGCGCTGCTCAATGCGCTCTCTGCTTTGAAAGAGTTTATCGAGCGTCCGGTCAAAAATCTGCTGGTTGTGGAAGATGACGATATTCAACGCTTGAGCATCGTCGAACTCATTGGGAATGGGGATGTTGCCAGTACCGCAGTTGCTAGTGGAACAGCAGCACTCGAAACGTTAAAAGCCAAGCGTTTTGATTGTGTGGTGCTGGATCTGGGTCTGCCTGACATGAACGGTTTTGAACTCATTGAGCGCATCAAACGCCAACCCGAATACCGCTATCTGCCGATCATTGTTTACACTGCCCAAGAACTAACGCCCCAGGAGGAAACAGAGCTGCGGCGAATTTCAGACACCATCATCATCAAAGATGTTCGATCGCCCGAACGATTGCTAGACGAAACGGCATTATTCCTGCATCGAGTTCAGGCAAACTTGCCAGATTCAAAGCGGCTCATGCTAGAACAGCTCCAACAAAATGATCCTGTTTTAGCAGGCAAGAAAGTTCTCATCGTCGATGATGATGTGCGGAACATCTTTGCTCTGACAAGCCTACTAGAGCAATACCAGATGCAGGTTATCTATGCTGAGAACGGCAGAGATGGCATTACAGTCCTGCAAAACCATCCTGATATTAATTTGATCTTGATGGATGTCATGATGCCGGAAATGGACGGCTATGAAACAATGCAGGCAATTCGCCAGCTTGATCAGTTTGCATCACTACCCATGATTGCGCTAACGGCAAAAGCAATGAAGGGCGATCGAGAAAAATGTCTTGAAGCTGGAGCGTCTGACTACATCACCAAACCTGTTGATAATGAGCAACTGCTTTCTCTCTTGAGAGTCTGGTTATATCGGTAG
- a CDS encoding carbohydrate ABC transporter permease gives MAVAHPPAQTRENRGKSLSTKQILLPIAVVFVVLFSLAPILWQVLTSIKVNPDIAAIPNVYFPTRYTLQHYVEIFRRQPFLSYMLNSAFVSISSTLLCLALGTPAAYALARLKLRGERFILAGVLIVTLFPYILLFIGLLEIVRAFGLANNYLALIIPYTAINIPLTILVMRSFFQQLPRDLEDSAKVDGYNTWQMLVQILLPLTTPALVTTGILAFISAWNEFIFALTFITRESMKTVPVAVAQLSGTAVFEIPYGALAAATVVGTLPLVLLVLLFQRRIVQGLTAGAVKG, from the coding sequence ATGGCTGTTGCACACCCCCCCGCTCAGACAAGAGAAAACAGGGGCAAATCGCTTTCAACCAAACAAATTTTGCTGCCGATCGCGGTTGTCTTTGTGGTGCTGTTCAGTCTAGCGCCGATTCTCTGGCAGGTCTTGACCTCGATCAAAGTCAACCCTGATATTGCCGCAATTCCTAACGTCTATTTCCCGACAAGATATACGCTTCAGCACTATGTTGAAATCTTCCGCCGCCAACCGTTTTTGAGCTATATGCTCAATAGTGCGTTTGTTTCGATTTCATCAACACTGTTATGTTTAGCGTTAGGGACACCAGCCGCTTATGCATTAGCGCGTTTGAAACTGAGAGGTGAACGATTTATCCTCGCAGGTGTTCTCATCGTGACACTGTTTCCCTACATTCTGCTGTTCATTGGGCTATTAGAAATTGTGCGAGCTTTTGGGCTGGCAAATAACTATCTGGCGTTAATCATTCCCTATACAGCGATCAACATCCCGCTGACCATTCTGGTGATGCGAAGCTTCTTCCAACAGTTGCCCCGCGACCTGGAAGACTCTGCCAAAGTGGATGGCTATAACACCTGGCAAATGCTGGTGCAAATTCTGCTGCCGCTCACCACGCCTGCTCTTGTCACGACCGGAATTCTGGCATTCATCTCTGCCTGGAACGAATTCATTTTTGCGCTGACGTTTATCACGCGAGAATCGATGAAAACAGTTCCTGTGGCAGTCGCTCAACTGAGTGGTACAGCCGTTTTTGAAATTCCCTATGGCGCATTGGCAGCTGCAACGGTGGTTGGAACATTGCCATTAGTGCTATTGGTGCTGCTGTTCCAGCGACGAATTGTGCAAGGCTTAACGGCTGGCGCAGTGAAGGGCTAA
- a CDS encoding ABC transporter substrate-binding protein: MSVHSSIQNVQRSFQQGLWRRWRFISLAIAVCFGIIFHSIIALSQPPVHITMLASALDAAQEHHIIEAFEAKNPDIKVDVVEGPNASNLIEDLYTSSFLLGGSPYDLVMMDIVWLPKFAAAGWLMDLSDRVTQNDLQDFLPATVEGSRYNGKLYRMPVRTDSGLLYYREDLLQQAGAKPPETFSDLINISQQLQKSDTVDWGYVWQGRQYEGLSAMFVEVLEGSGGFWINPKTLEVGLDRPETLEAIRFLKTTIEQGVSPPGVTTYQEEEARRVFQNGQAAFMRNWPYALPLANAEDSPLKGKVGIKPMVHAPNGKSAGSLGGWGVGIAKTTAHPEAAWQFAQYYASTEAQRNLVLKNGYLPTRRSLYNDPQIVQAYSYFPDMLEVAESAVLRPPVAQYAQASDILQRYLSAALTGRTDPKQAMQSAADETRTLLKRYSAS, translated from the coding sequence ATGTCTGTTCATTCATCGATTCAGAACGTACAGCGATCGTTTCAACAAGGGCTATGGCGGCGCTGGCGGTTTATTAGTCTGGCGATTGCCGTTTGCTTCGGCATTATTTTCCATAGCATCATTGCCCTGTCGCAGCCGCCAGTTCACATCACAATGCTTGCTTCTGCGCTTGATGCAGCCCAAGAGCACCACATTATTGAGGCATTTGAGGCAAAAAATCCCGATATCAAAGTCGATGTGGTTGAAGGGCCAAATGCTTCCAACTTGATTGAAGATCTTTATACTTCTTCTTTTCTGCTTGGTGGATCACCCTATGATTTGGTGATGATGGACATCGTCTGGCTGCCCAAATTCGCTGCCGCAGGATGGTTGATGGATCTGTCCGATCGAGTCACGCAAAATGACCTGCAAGACTTTTTACCTGCCACTGTGGAAGGCAGTCGCTACAATGGCAAGCTTTATCGAATGCCCGTTCGCACTGATTCAGGGCTGCTTTACTATCGGGAAGATTTATTGCAGCAGGCAGGCGCAAAACCCCCAGAAACCTTTAGTGATTTGATCAACATTTCGCAGCAGCTCCAAAAGTCAGATACGGTTGATTGGGGCTATGTCTGGCAGGGACGACAGTATGAAGGGCTATCTGCCATGTTTGTGGAAGTGCTGGAAGGTTCGGGTGGCTTCTGGATCAATCCCAAAACCCTGGAAGTCGGGCTCGATCGCCCTGAAACGCTGGAAGCCATTCGCTTCTTGAAAACCACAATTGAACAAGGTGTTTCGCCTCCGGGTGTTACCACTTATCAGGAAGAAGAAGCAAGGCGGGTGTTCCAAAATGGACAAGCAGCGTTTATGCGAAACTGGCCCTATGCGCTTCCCCTAGCAAACGCTGAAGATTCTCCCCTTAAGGGCAAGGTCGGTATTAAGCCAATGGTTCATGCTCCCAATGGAAAGAGTGCAGGAAGTCTTGGGGGTTGGGGCGTGGGAATTGCCAAAACGACAGCACATCCAGAAGCAGCATGGCAATTTGCTCAATACTATGCCAGCACCGAAGCGCAGCGTAATCTAGTTCTCAAGAATGGCTATCTGCCGACTCGTCGATCGCTCTATAACGATCCGCAAATTGTCCAAGCGTACAGCTATTTCCCAGATATGCTAGAGGTCGCAGAGAGTGCCGTTCTTCGTCCTCCAGTGGCGCAGTATGCTCAAGCATCAGACATCCTGCAGCGATACCTGAGTGCCGCTTTGACGGGTCGCACTGACCCCAAACAGGCAATGCAATCTGCCGCTGATGAAACGCGCACGCTGCTCAAACGCTACTCGGCATCCTAA